The Tessaracoccus timonensis sequence GGCACCGACCCGGTGATCGTCTGGGTCAATCTGGAGCACAAGTTCATCCGCACGTTTTCGCGCACGAGCGGTTACAAGCTGCGGAGCCCCCTGGAGCGCTACGACCACGAGCACGGGTTTCGTCTGCACGTCGCCGAGGCTGCCAGCGCCCGCACCGGTACGGATGACCCGGAGCCGCTGGTGCGCCCCATCCGGGTGAAGGAGTGCGAGTATTGCGCCTGGTGGGAGCGCTGTCGCACCAAGATGGACGACGACGATCTCTCGCTGCGCATCGCCAAGGCGCCGCTGGATGTGCGGGAGCTTCAGACCCTGCTGGGGCTTGGCATCAAGACGGTCGCGCAGCTCGCGGAGGCCGATATCGAGGAAGTCTTGCCGCAGTATCTGCCGCTGACCCAGCACCGCGACCGTTCGGAAGCCCGCCTGCGTCAGGCGCACCGTCGGGCGCAGATGATGGCGCGCGGGGTCGCGCTGGAGCGGGTGAGCGTCGATCCGATCGGCGTGCCGCGCGCTGAGGTGGAGATCGATTTCGACATCGAGACTGCGGGCGACGGGTCGGTGTACCTGTGGGGCTGCCTGGTAAGCGGCGTAGGCGATGAGCCTGAGTACGTGCCGTTCGTGCGGTTCGAGCACCTCGACGCCGACGCCGAGGTGGCGCTCGCGGTGGAGTGTTGTCAGTGGCTGATACAGATGGCCCAGCGGTATCCCGGCATGCGCGTGTACCACTACTCCGACTACGAGGTGGTGCACATCCGGCGCCTTGCCCAGCGCTCCAACCATCCGGCGCTCCAGGCGGCGTTGGCGCTCGTCGGCGACCACTTCGTCGACCTCTATCCCTATGTGAAAGACAATTTCGTCGGCGTCGACGGGCTGGGCCTGAAAGTCGTCGCCACGCGCGGAGCGGGCTTTGCATGGCGCGACGAAGAGCCAGGCGGGCTGCAGTCGCAGACGTGGTTCGCGAACGCCGTCGACGACCACGACGACGCCTCGCGGGTGCGGGTGCTGGAGTACAACGAGGACGACGTGCGCGCCACGCTGCAATTGCGCCACTGGCTCGAACACTTGGATGCCGACGAGGGGTCGCCCGGCGGCTAGTGCCTAGCGCCGCCTACGGCCGGGGATACCTCGCGACGATGCACTCGGCCTCGCTGGCGAGTGCCGCCTCCAGCTCGGCGCGGGAGGTAGCCACCGTCGTGTTCCAGCCGAAGGCCCTAGCCACCGCGGCGAGGTCGACGTCTTGCGGCGTGCCGAAGACGCGCTCGAACGCGTCGGCGTATTCCGGCTGGCCCTGCTCGAGTTTGTGGAAGAGCGAGCCGCCGTTGTCGTCGCCGATCACAATGCGCAGGCGGGCGCGCGGCTCCGACTTCGGGCGGGCCAGCGAGCCGATGTCGTGCTGGGCGGTGAGGTCGCCCAGGAGGACGGTGGTTAGGCGCCCGCTGCCGAGCGCGATGCCGGCGGCGGTGGCGATGGTGCCGTCGATGCCGGCCTGCCCGCGACTGGCCCAGGTGGTGGGCGGCGCGGCCTGGATGGGGGCGAGGTCGGCGTCGCGGATGAGGTTGCTGGCGCCGAAGACCAGGTTCTCCTCAGGCCCGGTGGCGGCGAGCACCGCGTCGGCGACCGCGCGTCCGTTCCACGCGGTGTTGGATTCGATGGCAGCGTCGGCTTCGCGCCAGCGTTCGAGCCAGGCCGGGTCTTGCACTTCGAGGGTTACTCGGTCGGCGACGATGCTCGCGCGGTGTCCGGTGTCGGGCCAGGTAGCGCGCTGCGTCACGACGACGACCTCGACGTCGCTGCGGGCAAGCAGCGCCAGTTGCGGCCTTGACAAGGTGGGATGCCCGAACACGATGACCCGCTCGACCTCGCGGGCGAGCTCCTGGTTCAGCAGGCGGCGGTAGTTCGCGATGGCGCAGTGGCCGGCCCGAGCGTTCGACGCGGGTTCGGCCAGTAGCGGCACGCCGGCGTGCTCGGCGAGCGCCCGCGCCTCCGCGCCGACGGCGGGCCCGGCCTCTCCTGCCACCACGACGGTGCGCATGGTTCCGACGAGTTCGACGGCGTCGCCGCCTCGGCTCGGAGCAACATGCGCGACGTGCACGTCGGGGGTGGGCGCCTGCCCCACGAGCGGCGGCGTAAATTCGAGGTTGAGCTGCACGGGCCCGGGCTCGCGGGTGCGGGTGCCGAGTGCGAGGTGGGAGGCGCGCTGCACTGCGGCGCACCAGGCGGCCGGGCCGCCGGATTGCGATGAGAGCCGCACCGCGCCCAGCACGGATGGGCCGAAGATGCCCACCTGGTCGGCGGTCTGGCTAGCGCCGGAGCCGACGAGTTCCATCGGGCGGTCGGCGGTGAGCACGAGCATCGGCACCCCGGCGTGCCGGGCTTCCAGCACGGCAGGGTGCAGGTTCGCGACGGCGGACCCGCTGGTGACGGCCACCACGGCGAGCTTTCCCGTCGCTTTGGCCAGGCCGAGCGCACGGAAGGCGGCGGACCGCTCGTCGACGACGACGTGCAGCGAGAGCGCGCCGTCGCTATCGAGGCGATGGAACGCCATCGACAGCGGGGCGTTGCGCGACCCCGCGCCGCTGACCACGCCGGCGACACCCATCCGCGCCAGCGTGTGCGCCACCACCGCGCCCAGCTCCACACTGCTCATACTCGCTCCTTGTCGTGCTGCCGCATCACAGCTGCCCTGATTCCTCGAGCACGCGCTGCGCACGCTCGAGACGCGCCTGCCACCACCTGGTCGTTCCGTCGTCGGCGAGGTGCCGCGACGCCAGCGTCGGTTCTAGGCCGACGATCGGCGGCGTCAGCCAGCCGTCCTGAGGCAGCAGCGGGCGCTCGACGACGTCGCCTGCCAGCAGCCGCACGGTCTCGAGCCCGCACGCCCACGGCAGCTCCGGCAATGCCGCAGCCAGTGCCACGCCGGCAGCGATGCCGACGGAGGTTTCCACCGCCGACGACACCACGCACGGCATCTTCAGCTCTTTGGCGAGCGCCAGGCAGCGGCGGATGCCGCCGAGTGGCTGCACCTTGAGCACGATGCCGTCGGCGGCGTCTAGTTCCGCCACGCGGTACGGGTCGTCGGCTTTGCGGATGGACTCGTCGGCGACGATGGGCACGCCCAGCCCCAGGGAGCGCAGGCGGGCGAGGTCGTCGACGCTGGCGCAGGGCTGTTCGGCATACTGCAGTTGCAGGGGCGCCAGAGCGCTCAGCGCGCGGGTGGCCTCGTCGAGGCTCCAGCCGCCGTTGGCGTCAACGCGCAGCTGCGCCTCCGGGAGCGCCTCGCGCACGGCGCGCACGCGGGCGAGGTCATCGTCGAGGGAGGTTTCACCGGCCACCTTGATCTTGATGGTGCGGCAGCCTGTTTCTCTCGCGCGCCGCACCGCATCGTCGGGCGCGAGTGCGGGCACGATGCCGTTGACGGGCACCTGGTCGCGAAACGGGCCGGGGAAGCCATGTTCGGCGATATCGAGTGCCGCGAGCAGCCACGTCGCGGCCTCCTCGTCGCCGTATTCGGGGAACGGGCTCCACTCGGCCCAGCCGGCCTTGCCTTCAAGCAGTACGCCTTGGCGCCTGCGCAGCCCGCGGAAGGGCACGCGCATGGCGATGTCGTAGACGATCATGCGAGGAACACCCCGACGACGAGCCCAAACCCTATTCCGATGCCTGCCATGCCGGTGCCCTGAATGACAGGAATGAGCGCCCTACCCGTGGCTCCGCCAAGCACGAGTTTCAGCGGGGCGACGACCACACCCAACCCCAGGAGGGCGATGAGCGCCCACCACGTGGTGCCCGCCGCGAAGGCCACCACCGACGCGGCAGCGAGCAACACTAGGGCAGCGTAGAACCGTCGGGTGCCTTGGTCGCCAAGGCGCACGGCGAGGGTGCGCTTGCCCACCTCCTTGTCGGTGGGAATGTCGCGCAGGTTATTGCCGACGAGCACCCCGCACGCCATCGCGCCGACGGCGGCACCAGCGCACCACGCGTACCAGGGCGCGGCGAGCACATTGATGTAGGTGGTGCCGACGGTGGCGACCAGCCCGAAGAAAATGAAGACGAACACCTCGCCAAGCCCGATGTAGCCGTACGGGTGCTTGCCGCCGGTGTAGTACCACGCCGCCAGGATGCACAGGGCGCCGACGAGGAGCAGCCACCATTGCGCCGTCAACCACACGATGACGAGGCCAACCAGCGCTGCCACCCCGAAGCTCACGAAGGCTGCGCGTCGCACCTGGACGGGCTCGGCCAGGCCGGATGCGGTGATGCGCAGCGGCCCGGCGCGGTCTTCGTCGGTGCCGCGAACACCATCGGAGTAGTCGTTGGCGTAGTTCACGCCCACCTGCAGCGCGACGGCCACTAGCAGCGCGAGCACCGTGAGGAGGAGGTCGACGCGCCCGGCGTACATGGCGGCTGCAGCGCCGGCGAGTATGGGCGCGACGGCGGCGGGCAGCGTCCGGGGGCGAGCACCTTCGACCCAGATGTTGAAGCTTGTCATTGCGCCAGCCATCTTAGGAGCTTTTCGCGATCTGGCTTGCCGCCCGGAGTTCGCGGCAGCTCATCGACGACGCACAACTGGCGCGGCAGTGCGTGCTTCGGGAGCGCCGGGCGCAGGCGCGCTCGCCACTGATCGAGGGTGCCTCCCGTGGCGAACAGCACGATCCGCTGCCCCCATTCGTCATCGTCGACGGCGAGCACCCAGGCGTCGGCGTCGAGTGCGGTGACGGCGGCGCGCACGGCGGCGAGGTCAGCTTTGAGGCCACCGGTGATGACGATGTCATCCGCGCGTCCGAGCACGCGGAGGCGCCCGTCGGCCCACTCGCCGCGATCCTTCGTCAGCAGCGATCCGCCGGTGACCATCGGCCCGCTCAGACGAATGAGGCCGCGCTCAATGGCCACCTCGACGCCGGGCAGCGGCACGCCGTCGTAGACCACGCCCCCGCAGGTCTCACTCATGCCGTACGTCTCCACCACGCGCACGCCCGCATCTTCGGCTCGCGCCCGCACGTCCTGGCGCAGCGGCGCTCCCCCGACAAGCACCGCGTTGAAGCCGTCGAGCGGCAGGCGCTGATCGAGGGCGCGGATGAGCTGGGTGGGGACGATAGACAGACAGTTGCGGCCAGGAGCTGGAACAGCGTCGGTGAGATCCGACGAGCACACCCGCACCCCTGTGCCCAAGACGCCTCGGACGAGCACCATCAGCCCGGCCACGTAGTGGCTGGGCAGGGCGAGGTGCCACGTCGCATCCCAGCCGAAATACTCTCGATTGGCCCGGGCGGCAGCGACGAGTTGCTCGCGCGTGAGCATCACTCGCTGCGGGGTCCCCGTCGACCCTGAGGTCTCCAACACCACACCGATGCCCGGATGGAGCTCTTGAGGTTCTCCCGACGCGAGCCACAGCCCTGGGCCTCCGGAGAGCATGCGTTGCACATCGTCGACGGTGGGGCTGGTCATGCGCGTCATGCTATCGCCGCTGCCTGAGGCCTTCCGAATCCCCTTCGTGGCGCCTTCTGAGCGCAAGCTAGACTAGCTCCTATGCCTAGGGTGCTGCTCATCGTCGCGATCATCATGTTGACGCTCTACTGCGTCATCGAAGTTGCGCAGGCTCGAAGTGCCCGCGTGCGGCGGCTGCCGAAATGGCTGTGGGCCTTCGCCGTGATTTGTGTTCCGGTGGTCGGCCCGATCAGCTGGCTGGCATTGGGGCGCCCCACGAACGCGCCCCGCAAGCCACTACCCAACCGCGCCCCCGACGACGACGAAGACTTCCTGCGCGGAATTAGGTAGGGCAACGCCCGAAGCGCAAGAATGGCACACATGGGATTCGGACTCGGCGCAATGCAAGCATGGCTCGGTGATGCGAGAACCACGTTCCACGCGAACATGCAGATGCTCGACGACCTCGACACTGCAATCGGCGACGGCGACCACGGCACCAACATGGCGCGTGGTTTCGACGCCGCTGTCACCGTCGACTTCGTGATGAACAACACGCCCAAGCTGGCGCTGCGGCAAATCGGCATGCAGCTGCTCGGCACCATTGGCGGCGCATCGGGCGCGCTCTACGGCACGTTCTTCCTCACGCTGTCGGCCTCCTGGCCCTCCGAGCTGAACGCAGCGACGCTGACGCACGCATTCGGCTCCGCTCGCGATGCGGTGCAGGCGAGGGGTCGGGCCGAGATCGGCGACAAGACCATGGTCGACTCCCTCGACGCCGCGGTACGCAGCCTGAGCGCAGCGCCTTCCGACGCGTCCACCGCCGACGCGCTTTCCCGCGCTGCGGACGCAGCCAAGCAGGCCGCCGAAGCCACCCGCGACATGCTTGCCCGACGCGGACGTGCGGCCCTGCTGGGTGAGCGCAGCGTCGGCCACGTTGATCCGGGCGCAGCGTCCATAGCCCTGCTGTTCGAGATCACCGCCCGCCAGGCGGCGTTCCTGAGTGCGAATAACGACGCCCCTCAGACCCCAGGAGATCACTCGTGACTAGCTGGTTCGTGCCCGGACGCATCGAGGTATTCGGCAAACACACCGACTATGCCGGCGGGCACTCGCTCCTCGCTGCAGTCGACCGCGGGGTGACGGTCACCGTCGCATCTGACGACGTGTTCCGTGCCACCTCAGACGCGTTCCCCGACGAAGCCATCGAGCTGATCCCCGGGCAGCCGCTGCAGGCGCGCCCTGGGCACTGGGGCCATTACCTGCAGGTGGTGCTGGACCGCCTCACGTTGAACTTTGGCCCCCTCGAGCCGGTGCGCTTCGAGATCTCGTCGACGCTCCCCGCAGCCAGCGGCATGAGTTCCTCGTCAGCGCTGGTGTGCGCCGCCGTGCTCGCCCTCGCTGACCACGCTGGCTTCCTCGAATCGCCGCGATGGACCGACCACATTCACGACGAGCTCGAGCTGGCGAGCTACTGCTCCTGCGTTGAAAACGGCTATGACTACCCCGGCCTGCCGGGTAGCGCCGGCGTGGGAACCTTGGCCGGAGCGCAAGACCAGACCGCCATGATCGCCTGCCGCGAGGGCGAAATCACTGAGTTTTCCTACATTCCCAGCCGCCGCTATGGATCGTGCGCCCTGCCTCACGACTGGTGCTTCGTCGTCGGCGTATCAGGAGTGCGCGCGGAGAAATCCGGCGCGGTGAAAGAACGCTACAACTATCTCTCGAGCAGCACGAAGGAACTACTCGAGCGTTGGAACGACGCCACCGGCCGAGACGACGTCATCCTCAACGACGTGCTGAGTGTCGAAGACGGGGTTGCTGGCCTGCGCGAAATCGTCGCTGATGACGAGGCCCTCACCCGCCGTCTGGAGGCGTTCGTCGAAGAAGTGACGCAGTGCATTCCGCAGGCGTTCAAGGCGCTCGAAGCAGGCGATGTGGAGGCGTTCGGAGAGGCTGCGTTGAGGTCGCACCGCAACGCGGATGAACGTCTGGGCAACCAGATTCCTGAAACGAACCGACTGGTGGAGCTGGCTCGCGAACTCGGCGCCCCCGCTGCCTCAGCATTCGGCGCCGGATTCGGCGGCTCGACGTGGGCGCTGGCCCGCAAGGACGACGCCGAGCAGTTCGCTGCGCGTT is a genomic window containing:
- a CDS encoding TM0106 family RecB-like putative nuclease — translated: MILLDPYAARSCPVKTFNAFDPTQEAPVLDEALHEAFQGGADFRTSVLDVLATSPGAVDLRESPGVEATRAAVESGATVIVGPRLPHDEEGHRRGSPDALIRDTDASEPRYWPLKTKPYRIVEKQMRGNDLEVSTLRSPTQREVLADRRYRTYREGALMELAHAWRILDAAGWASDARRVGVVGDAGDGTDPVIVWVNLEHKFIRTFSRTSGYKLRSPLERYDHEHGFRLHVAEAASARTGTDDPEPLVRPIRVKECEYCAWWERCRTKMDDDDLSLRIAKAPLDVRELQTLLGLGIKTVAQLAEADIEEVLPQYLPLTQHRDRSEARLRQAHRRAQMMARGVALERVSVDPIGVPRAEVEIDFDIETAGDGSVYLWGCLVSGVGDEPEYVPFVRFEHLDADAEVALAVECCQWLIQMAQRYPGMRVYHYSDYEVVHIRRLAQRSNHPALQAALALVGDHFVDLYPYVKDNFVGVDGLGLKVVATRGAGFAWRDEEPGGLQSQTWFANAVDDHDDASRVRVLEYNEDDVRATLQLRHWLEHLDADEGSPGG
- the menD gene encoding 2-succinyl-5-enolpyruvyl-6-hydroxy-3-cyclohexene-1-carboxylic-acid synthase, with amino-acid sequence MSSVELGAVVAHTLARMGVAGVVSGAGSRNAPLSMAFHRLDSDGALSLHVVVDERSAAFRALGLAKATGKLAVVAVTSGSAVANLHPAVLEARHAGVPMLVLTADRPMELVGSGASQTADQVGIFGPSVLGAVRLSSQSGGPAAWCAAVQRASHLALGTRTREPGPVQLNLEFTPPLVGQAPTPDVHVAHVAPSRGGDAVELVGTMRTVVVAGEAGPAVGAEARALAEHAGVPLLAEPASNARAGHCAIANYRRLLNQELAREVERVIVFGHPTLSRPQLALLARSDVEVVVVTQRATWPDTGHRASIVADRVTLEVQDPAWLERWREADAAIESNTAWNGRAVADAVLAATGPEENLVFGASNLIRDADLAPIQAAPPTTWASRGQAGIDGTIATAAGIALGSGRLTTVLLGDLTAQHDIGSLARPKSEPRARLRIVIGDDNGGSLFHKLEQGQPEYADAFERVFGTPQDVDLAAVARAFGWNTTVATSRAELEAALASEAECIVARYPRP
- a CDS encoding o-succinylbenzoate synthase, yielding MIVYDIAMRVPFRGLRRRQGVLLEGKAGWAEWSPFPEYGDEEAATWLLAALDIAEHGFPGPFRDQVPVNGIVPALAPDDAVRRARETGCRTIKIKVAGETSLDDDLARVRAVREALPEAQLRVDANGGWSLDEATRALSALAPLQLQYAEQPCASVDDLARLRSLGLGVPIVADESIRKADDPYRVAELDAADGIVLKVQPLGGIRRCLALAKELKMPCVVSSAVETSVGIAAGVALAAALPELPWACGLETVRLLAGDVVERPLLPQDGWLTPPIVGLEPTLASRHLADDGTTRWWQARLERAQRVLEESGQL
- a CDS encoding 1,4-dihydroxy-2-naphthoate polyprenyltransferase, translating into MTSFNIWVEGARPRTLPAAVAPILAGAAAAMYAGRVDLLLTVLALLVAVALQVGVNYANDYSDGVRGTDEDRAGPLRITASGLAEPVQVRRAAFVSFGVAALVGLVIVWLTAQWWLLLVGALCILAAWYYTGGKHPYGYIGLGEVFVFIFFGLVATVGTTYINVLAAPWYAWCAGAAVGAMACGVLVGNNLRDIPTDKEVGKRTLAVRLGDQGTRRFYAALVLLAAASVVAFAAGTTWWALIALLGLGVVVAPLKLVLGGATGRALIPVIQGTGMAGIGIGFGLVVGVFLA
- a CDS encoding AMP-binding protein; translated protein: MTSPTVDDVQRMLSGGPGLWLASGEPQELHPGIGVVLETSGSTGTPQRVMLTREQLVAAARANREYFGWDATWHLALPSHYVAGLMVLVRGVLGTGVRVCSSDLTDAVPAPGRNCLSIVPTQLIRALDQRLPLDGFNAVLVGGAPLRQDVRARAEDAGVRVVETYGMSETCGGVVYDGVPLPGVEVAIERGLIRLSGPMVTGGSLLTKDRGEWADGRLRVLGRADDIVITGGLKADLAAVRAAVTALDADAWVLAVDDDEWGQRIVLFATGGTLDQWRARLRPALPKHALPRQLCVVDELPRTPGGKPDREKLLRWLAQ
- a CDS encoding PLD nuclease N-terminal domain-containing protein; the encoded protein is MPRVLLIVAIIMLTLYCVIEVAQARSARVRRLPKWLWAFAVICVPVVGPISWLALGRPTNAPRKPLPNRAPDDDEDFLRGIR
- the dhaL gene encoding dihydroxyacetone kinase subunit DhaL yields the protein MGFGLGAMQAWLGDARTTFHANMQMLDDLDTAIGDGDHGTNMARGFDAAVTVDFVMNNTPKLALRQIGMQLLGTIGGASGALYGTFFLTLSASWPSELNAATLTHAFGSARDAVQARGRAEIGDKTMVDSLDAAVRSLSAAPSDASTADALSRAADAAKQAAEATRDMLARRGRAALLGERSVGHVDPGAASIALLFEITARQAAFLSANNDAPQTPGDHS
- a CDS encoding galactokinase family protein, with the translated sequence MTSWFVPGRIEVFGKHTDYAGGHSLLAAVDRGVTVTVASDDVFRATSDAFPDEAIELIPGQPLQARPGHWGHYLQVVLDRLTLNFGPLEPVRFEISSTLPAASGMSSSSALVCAAVLALADHAGFLESPRWTDHIHDELELASYCSCVENGYDYPGLPGSAGVGTLAGAQDQTAMIACREGEITEFSYIPSRRYGSCALPHDWCFVVGVSGVRAEKSGAVKERYNYLSSSTKELLERWNDATGRDDVILNDVLSVEDGVAGLREIVADDEALTRRLEAFVEEVTQCIPQAFKALEAGDVEAFGEAALRSHRNADERLGNQIPETNRLVELARELGAPAASAFGAGFGGSTWALARKDDAEQFAARWGERYRAEFPDTNPEFIITQPSAPAHKLS